The Candidatus Omnitrophota bacterium genome includes a region encoding these proteins:
- a CDS encoding HigA family addiction module antitoxin, with protein sequence MNRIPTHPGEILKDELEARNMSMNRLAKELNVPAGRISQIMSGKRAITPDTAIRLANYLGTSAEVWMNLQTQYDLALARRKLEDELKIAS encoded by the coding sequence ATGAATCGCATACCAACCCACCCCGGCGAGATATTGAAGGACGAACTGGAAGCGCGAAACATGAGCATGAACCGGCTCGCCAAAGAATTGAACGTTCCGGCGGGCCGCATTAGCCAGATTATGTCGGGCAAGCGCGCGATCACGCCCGATACGGCGATCCGATTGGCGAATTATTTAGGGACGTCCGCCGAAGTTTGGATGAATCTGCAAACGCAATACGATCTGGCGCTAGCGCGGCGAAAATTGGAAGACGAATTAAAAATCGCATCCTGA
- a CDS encoding type II toxin-antitoxin system RelE/ParE family toxin, with product MIQSYKDKETQQFFAGKEVRKFRSVDRALAYKRHDYLNAAHSLSDIPPLKSFHLHPLTGNRKGQWAISLNGPWRLCFEFKEGNAYNVEIVDYHS from the coding sequence ATGATCCAATCGTACAAAGACAAAGAGACGCAGCAGTTTTTCGCTGGAAAAGAGGTGCGGAAATTCCGCTCGGTGGATCGCGCATTGGCGTACAAGCGGCATGATTATTTAAACGCCGCTCATAGTTTATCGGATATCCCTCCTCTAAAAAGTTTCCATTTGCACCCATTGACTGGAAATCGAAAAGGACAATGGGCAATTTCATTGAACGGACCTTGGCGGCTATGCTTTGAATTCAAAGAAGGAAACGCCTATAACGTCGAGATTGTCGATTACCACTCATGA
- the pglX gene encoding BREX-1 system adenine-specific DNA-methyltransferase PglX has translation MNKKSIEKFAINARLQLLEQVSQRAAFYGVCKAKIYEIEQESSDGAVIQGKVHSKAIKEQRHRLIERIQSQGFDAAMEEIAYTWFNRFIALRFMEVNDYLGLRAFSSRDHEKRQPDLLTHALEADLPIDKNEVYRLQQAHKDEELYKLLLIAQCNALHRQLPFLFERVADYSELLFPSNLLFTGSAAQRLVEEIPEEDWREVEIIGWLYQYYISEKKDEAIKAKKKYRNDQIPVVTQLFTPKWLVQYMVDNSLGRAWLEAHPSSQLAAKMEYYIPPREDASAKKILQGVKPEEIAFFDPACGSGHILVYAFDLLYEIYLEQGYDKREIPQLILEKNLFGLDIDERAIQLACFALMMKARSKSRRILEENIHLNVLAFADSQGIETFEVAYTQLIGDFRYGKVYGSLIQPQQNYAGSLLDQPEFVTGADDMFTDYSKPRLDYLMKLSELLKKKYHFAVTNPPYIGGKYMNDLLGDFLKKNYPNTKSDMFAAFTERAFSFVKEGGYIGLVTPFVWMFIQSYEWLRKHIVEHSSIISLVKPEYHFFFDSAFVPLVSFILKKSKDDLQGEFFDLSHVRSYDEHIAAFNEAIQNPAVKYRYSARTSDFQKIPGSPIAYWVSDKVREIFQNSQKIGDVAEPRQGLATADNDRFLRLWFEVCINNIGFGFGSREKAKVSGLKWFPLNKGGDYRRWYGNNEFVVNWKNDGDELCKFKPKAVIRNTKYYFQEGLTWSEITVSLFHIRLSNKGFIFDTVGQSIFTKKIDLYLILSYMNSKVFQKFIHLLSPTMHFGNGSVSKVPIIEIEEKEFIIEITKNNVNYSQTDWDSFETSWDFAAHPFLKHKEDGSMQKAYENWASFAEKQFQQLKANEEELNRIFIDIYGLQDELTPDVPDEEITIRKANRERDVKSFLSYAVGCMLGRYSLGQEGLAYAGGEFDPGKYKTFPADMDNIIPILDADYFEDDIVGRFAKFLKAAFGSESFHENLQFIAAALGQKNNETPMECVRRYFVNQFYKDHVQTYKKRPIYWLFTSGKLKAFNALVYMHRYDASTLSRMRTDYLHELQGKIEIRLQQLEGTANGGQENAKSPREKQAAQKEIARLRKQQEEMRQYDEKLRHHADRRIEIDLDDGVAVNYAKFEELTAKI, from the coding sequence ATGAATAAAAAATCCATCGAGAAATTCGCCATCAACGCCCGTCTTCAATTGCTGGAACAAGTCAGCCAGCGGGCGGCGTTTTATGGCGTCTGCAAGGCGAAAATTTACGAGATTGAGCAGGAATCGTCCGACGGCGCCGTCATTCAGGGCAAAGTGCACAGCAAGGCGATCAAAGAGCAGCGGCACAGGCTGATCGAGCGGATTCAATCTCAAGGCTTCGACGCCGCGATGGAGGAGATCGCCTATACCTGGTTCAACCGCTTCATCGCTTTGCGCTTCATGGAGGTCAACGATTATCTCGGCCTGCGGGCGTTTTCTTCGCGCGATCACGAAAAGAGGCAGCCCGATTTGCTGACTCATGCGCTGGAGGCGGACCTGCCCATCGATAAGAACGAGGTCTACCGGCTGCAACAGGCGCATAAGGACGAGGAACTCTACAAACTCCTGCTCATCGCCCAATGCAACGCTCTGCATCGGCAGCTTCCCTTTCTCTTCGAGCGCGTCGCCGATTATTCCGAACTGCTGTTTCCCTCCAACCTGCTCTTCACGGGTTCGGCGGCGCAGCGCTTGGTGGAGGAAATCCCCGAAGAGGATTGGCGGGAAGTGGAGATTATCGGGTGGCTGTATCAATATTACATTTCCGAGAAGAAAGACGAGGCCATTAAGGCCAAGAAGAAATACCGCAACGATCAGATACCCGTCGTCACGCAGTTATTCACTCCCAAATGGCTGGTGCAATATATGGTGGATAACAGTTTGGGCAGAGCCTGGCTGGAAGCCCATCCGTCATCGCAACTAGCCGCAAAGATGGAATATTACATCCCGCCTAGAGAGGACGCCTCCGCGAAAAAGATTCTGCAAGGCGTCAAGCCTGAGGAGATCGCTTTCTTCGATCCCGCTTGCGGATCGGGGCATATTCTGGTTTACGCTTTCGATCTGCTTTATGAAATCTACTTGGAGCAAGGGTACGACAAGCGGGAGATTCCTCAACTCATTTTGGAAAAAAACCTGTTCGGGCTGGATATCGACGAACGGGCGATTCAATTGGCTTGCTTCGCCTTGATGATGAAGGCAAGGAGCAAGTCGCGGAGGATTTTGGAGGAAAACATCCATCTCAACGTGCTGGCGTTCGCAGACTCGCAAGGGATCGAAACGTTCGAAGTCGCTTACACCCAGTTGATCGGCGATTTTCGTTACGGTAAAGTCTATGGTTCCCTTATTCAGCCGCAGCAGAATTATGCAGGCTCGCTTTTAGATCAGCCCGAATTCGTTACTGGCGCCGACGACATGTTTACGGATTATTCCAAGCCCCGCTTGGATTATCTGATGAAACTATCCGAGTTACTGAAAAAGAAATATCACTTCGCCGTTACCAACCCGCCTTATATCGGCGGCAAATATATGAACGATCTATTGGGGGATTTTCTTAAGAAAAATTACCCGAATACGAAATCGGATATGTTCGCCGCGTTTACGGAACGGGCGTTTTCTTTCGTTAAAGAAGGCGGGTATATCGGGCTGGTTACGCCTTTCGTGTGGATGTTTATCCAATCTTACGAATGGTTGAGGAAACATATTGTCGAACATAGTTCTATCATAAGCCTGGTAAAGCCCGAATATCATTTCTTTTTCGATTCGGCTTTTGTTCCATTGGTTTCGTTCATTCTGAAGAAATCCAAGGATGATTTGCAGGGAGAATTTTTCGATCTTTCTCATGTACGATCTTATGACGAGCATATAGCGGCGTTCAATGAAGCCATCCAAAACCCCGCCGTCAAATACCGCTATTCCGCCCGCACCTCCGACTTCCAAAAAATCCCCGGCTCCCCCATCGCCTATTGGGTCAGCGACAAAGTTCGGGAGATTTTCCAAAACTCGCAGAAAATTGGGGATGTGGCGGAACCAAGACAAGGGTTAGCTACAGCTGATAATGATCGTTTCTTGCGTTTATGGTTTGAGGTTTGTATTAACAATATCGGTTTTGGTTTTGGCTCACGCGAGAAAGCCAAAGTAAGCGGTTTGAAATGGTTTCCTTTAAATAAAGGCGGTGATTATAGGCGATGGTATGGCAATAATGAATTTGTTGTGAATTGGAAAAATGATGGAGATGAACTTTGTAAATTCAAACCAAAAGCGGTAATAAGAAATACTAAATATTATTTTCAAGAAGGTTTAACATGGTCAGAAATTACTGTTTCTTTATTTCATATAAGATTATCAAATAAGGGGTTTATATTTGATACTGTAGGGCAGAGTATTTTTACAAAGAAAATTGATTTATACTTAATTCTTTCTTATATGAATTCAAAAGTATTTCAAAAATTTATTCATTTGCTTTCTCCTACAATGCATTTTGGTAATGGAAGTGTTTCAAAAGTACCTATTATCGAAATTGAAGAAAAAGAGTTTATTATTGAAATTACTAAAAATAATGTAAATTACTCCCAAACCGACTGGGATTCCTTCGAAACTTCCTGGGATTTCGCTGCGCATCCCTTCTTGAAGCATAAAGAAGACGGTTCGATGCAAAAGGCGTATGAGAATTGGGCGTCGTTCGCCGAGAAACAGTTCCAGCAACTGAAAGCCAACGAGGAGGAACTCAACCGCATCTTTATCGATATCTACGGCTTGCAGGACGAGCTGACGCCGGACGTTCCCGACGAGGAGATCACCATCCGCAAAGCCAACCGGGAGCGGGACGTAAAGTCGTTCCTCTCCTACGCCGTGGGCTGCATGTTGGGGCGCTATTCCCTCGGCCAGGAAGGTCTCGCCTACGCGGGCGGCGAGTTCGATCCTGGCAAGTATAAAACCTTCCCTGCCGATATGGATAACATCATCCCCATCCTCGACGCCGATTATTTCGAAGACGATATCGTGGGGCGGTTTGCGAAGTTTCTCAAAGCGGCCTTCGGCTCAGAATCCTTTCACGAAAACCTGCAATTCATCGCCGCCGCGCTGGGACAGAAGAATAACGAAACGCCGATGGAATGCGTCCGCCGCTATTTCGTCAACCAGTTTTATAAAGACCACGTTCAGACCTACAAAAAGCGCCCCATCTATTGGCTGTTCACGTCCGGCAAACTGAAAGCCTTCAACGCGCTGGTTTACATGCACCGCTATGATGCGTCCACCCTCTCGCGGATGCGCACCGATTACCTGCACGAACTGCAAGGCAAGATCGAAATCCGCTTGCAGCAATTGGAAGGAACGGCCAACGGCGGCCAAGAGAACGCCAAAAGTCCCCGCGAAAAACAAGCCGCCCAAAAAGAAATCGCCCGCTTGAGAAAACAGCAGGAAGAGATGCGCCAATACGATGAAAAACTGCGCCATCACGCCGACAGGCGAATCGAGATCGACCTCGACGACGGCGTCGCCGTCAACTACGCCAAATTCGAGGAATTGACGGCTAAAATATAA